A genomic window from Terriglobia bacterium includes:
- a CDS encoding DUF72 domain-containing protein, translating into MYPQRQPHDFHAAAYLADYFDTIEINVTFYRPVTASTAHGWIEHVAHNPRFIFTAKLWQKLTHERELSAANEREFRPALEALRDAGKLGALLAQFPWSFKNTPENREYLIKLADRFGDFPLVVEVRHASWDKKDFYSWLAERGIGFCNLDQPVIGKSMKPTERVTAPVGYVRLHGRNYAAWFREAEGTESAAERYNYLYSVEELKPWAMRVRNVADKTKSLFVILNNHFRGKSIANAAQLIHILTHQPVRVPRDLFRHYPELRAIALLPDEEQSLFQDELF; encoded by the coding sequence GTGTATCCGCAACGGCAGCCACACGATTTCCATGCCGCCGCGTACCTGGCTGACTACTTTGATACCATCGAGATCAACGTTACTTTCTACCGTCCAGTAACCGCGTCAACTGCACACGGGTGGATCGAGCATGTAGCTCATAATCCCCGCTTCATTTTCACGGCGAAGCTCTGGCAGAAGTTGACGCATGAAAGAGAACTGAGCGCGGCTAACGAACGGGAGTTCCGACCGGCGCTAGAAGCATTGCGCGACGCCGGGAAGCTGGGCGCATTGCTCGCACAATTCCCCTGGTCATTCAAAAACACGCCCGAAAATCGAGAGTACCTGATAAAGCTGGCAGACCGCTTTGGAGACTTTCCGTTGGTTGTCGAAGTTCGTCACGCCTCATGGGACAAAAAGGATTTCTACAGTTGGCTCGCCGAGCGGGGTATCGGTTTTTGTAATCTCGATCAGCCCGTGATTGGAAAATCCATGAAGCCGACAGAACGAGTGACGGCCCCAGTGGGGTACGTTCGACTTCACGGGCGCAATTACGCGGCTTGGTTTCGTGAGGCGGAGGGCACAGAGAGCGCAGCCGAGAGATACAACTACCTTTACTCTGTCGAGGAACTGAAGCCCTGGGCCATGCGAGTGAGAAATGTTGCTGACAAAACGAAGTCACTATTCGTCATCCTGAATAACCATTTTCGAGGAAAGTCGATTGCCAATGCCGCTCAGCTCATCCATATCCTGACTCACCAGCCGGTCAGAGTTCCACGTGACCTGTTTCGGCACTACCCAGAACTTCGAGCCATTGCTTTGCTTCCTGACGAGGAGCAATCACTTTTTCAGGATGAACTCTTCTGA
- a CDS encoding TadE/TadG family type IV pilus assembly protein, which produces MNSCSAETQRRSPVRKRSERPGLHIHSRLGRLREIAVAELGAEVFEFAIVAPILLMLLIGIFWLGRAFNVYETITRAAREGARYAVLPSSAAAGNVEADTPNSSCSTNTNAYNNYIVPALKADNLDPKNVKNYCQKADWLENTYPKQCGISISFKYQVQMTIPFTSVNATTINIPANAQMRLENQPTGAKCPQ; this is translated from the coding sequence TTGAATTCGTGCAGCGCTGAAACGCAGCGGCGGAGCCCGGTCCGCAAGCGCAGTGAACGCCCCGGATTGCACATCCATTCCCGCCTCGGCCGCCTGCGTGAAATTGCCGTTGCTGAGTTGGGCGCGGAGGTGTTCGAGTTCGCGATAGTCGCGCCCATTTTGCTGATGCTTCTCATCGGCATTTTCTGGCTTGGGCGCGCCTTCAATGTCTACGAAACCATAACCCGCGCGGCCCGCGAGGGCGCCCGCTATGCCGTGCTGCCGAGTTCCGCTGCGGCGGGCAACGTTGAAGCGGACACGCCCAACTCTTCCTGCTCGACCAATACTAACGCCTACAACAACTACATTGTGCCGGCGTTGAAGGCTGACAACCTCGATCCGAAAAACGTCAAAAATTACTGCCAGAAGGCGGACTGGCTGGAAAACACCTACCCGAAGCAGTGCGGCATTTCCATCAGCTTCAAATACCAGGTGCAGATGACGATTCCATTTACGTCGGTCAATGCCACCACCATCAATATTCCTGCCAACGCCCAGATGCGGCTCGAAAACCAGCCGACAGGAGCAAAATGCCCACAATGA
- a CDS encoding Gfo/Idh/MocA family oxidoreductase, with protein sequence MPDRDDEMRSSLLTRREFLEGSAASVAALTLLPRSSSAAAAPVPAGKPVTLGCIGVGAQGTRVMMDFLKIPDVQVVAVCDVNRESSDYSEWGKDELVNKERKLLNDPSWGSDWKGPTCGRAPAARLVDAYYGNVRKLANYRPCGSYNDFRELIAEEHDLDGVVVCTPDHWHAHVAIYALQHGKHVFCQKPMGHSVHECALMAKAARETGLATQVAVMNEASDATRHLTEWVAAGVIGQVREVHNWSQRPYWPQGIERPKEAEPVPDGLDWNMWLGPAPERPFNHVYLPFVWRGWNDFGEGSIGDMGNYSFDTMFRVLELTAPSNVDGSSTPLFPETFPLGELVHWEFPARGDRAPVTIHWYDAHLRPPRPPELLAGELMSDRGDGEGMLLVGDNGKILGSFEGQHARLIPSSRMTSFTPPPDDLPKSPGAYREWLDAIRGGPKPRANFEFEQNVVEALLLGCIAVRMGTKLEWDAVNKRITSLAEGKPEDLAAANAQLNPPARDPWKLD encoded by the coding sequence ATGCCTGACCGGGACGACGAGATGCGATCATCACTCTTGACGAGGCGTGAATTCCTTGAAGGCAGCGCCGCTTCGGTGGCGGCGCTCACGCTGCTTCCGCGGTCTTCGAGTGCGGCGGCTGCTCCCGTTCCTGCTGGCAAGCCCGTCACGCTTGGCTGTATCGGTGTTGGCGCGCAGGGGACGCGCGTAATGATGGACTTCCTGAAGATTCCCGACGTACAGGTGGTTGCCGTCTGTGACGTGAACCGCGAGAGCAGCGACTATTCCGAATGGGGCAAGGATGAACTGGTGAACAAGGAGCGGAAGCTCTTGAATGATCCATCGTGGGGCTCCGACTGGAAAGGTCCCACCTGCGGACGCGCGCCGGCTGCGCGCCTGGTAGACGCCTATTATGGCAACGTCCGCAAGCTTGCGAACTATCGCCCCTGCGGGAGCTACAACGATTTTCGAGAACTGATTGCCGAAGAGCATGACCTCGATGGCGTGGTGGTTTGTACGCCAGACCATTGGCACGCTCACGTCGCCATTTACGCTCTACAGCACGGGAAACATGTCTTCTGCCAGAAGCCGATGGGCCACTCCGTCCACGAGTGCGCCCTGATGGCCAAGGCGGCGCGTGAGACGGGGCTGGCCACCCAGGTCGCCGTGATGAACGAGGCCTCCGACGCCACGCGCCATCTCACCGAATGGGTGGCCGCCGGGGTCATCGGCCAGGTGCGCGAAGTTCACAACTGGTCGCAACGTCCGTACTGGCCGCAGGGCATCGAACGTCCCAAGGAAGCCGAACCGGTTCCCGACGGCCTTGATTGGAACATGTGGCTGGGCCCTGCGCCTGAGCGACCGTTCAATCACGTCTATCTTCCGTTTGTGTGGCGCGGCTGGAACGACTTTGGCGAGGGTTCGATCGGCGACATGGGAAATTACAGTTTCGATACGATGTTCCGTGTGCTCGAACTGACTGCGCCCAGCAATGTGGACGGCAGCTCAACGCCTCTGTTTCCGGAGACGTTTCCGCTGGGTGAACTCGTACACTGGGAATTTCCGGCGCGTGGGGACCGGGCGCCGGTCACGATCCATTGGTACGATGCGCATCTGCGCCCGCCACGCCCGCCCGAGCTCCTTGCCGGTGAGCTGATGAGCGACCGCGGCGACGGAGAAGGGATGTTGCTGGTGGGCGACAACGGCAAGATCCTGGGCAGCTTTGAAGGCCAGCACGCGCGTTTGATTCCGTCAAGCCGCATGACGAGTTTTACGCCGCCGCCCGACGATCTGCCGAAATCCCCGGGAGCCTACCGCGAGTGGCTCGACGCCATCCGGGGCGGCCCCAAGCCGCGCGCCAACTTTGAATTCGAGCAGAATGTAGTGGAAGCTCTGCTCCTCGGCTGCATCGCTGTTCGCATGGGGACAAAACTCGAATGGGACGCCGTGAACAAGCGCATCACGAGTCTCGCGGAGGGAAAGCCGGAAGACCTCGCTGCCGCGAACGCCCAGCTTAATCCGCCAGCACGCGATCCCTGGAAGCTCGATTGA
- a CDS encoding pilus assembly protein TadG-related protein, whose amino-acid sequence MLNRGTARRSFGAEEGSVLVMVAAALVMLLGVCAIAIDMANLYLARAQAQRAADAAAMAGAKSFLTTGCATSGCTAGGVQETGGRQQAEAAGAQNYIAGRPASIADSDITFSYPNALEPQITVVAKATVSTFFAKIFGIRTSNVRATATAEAYNPAGGGGAPLAAACLKPFLVPNCDPTNASPVNSSCQSGSGKGKGGGGTSSAGYFFDPTTGAIAHPGTYPSGVIGMPWTLHSVAGPSQWYLVGFGGAPPSSGSALRNHIKECTPAPLSCGDTLQTANGKILGPTNQGTNALINANGDRLNQGQDSIDTTIGPPFAITGGANNPNPALVGKTFFDYSQSPSVVTVPVYTGNSLPPGGTTVSIIGYMQVFIKDANHNTNSDDIDVVILNISSCGGAPPGGGPSGTPPIIAAAGSPVPIRLIRTN is encoded by the coding sequence ATGTTGAACCGGGGAACGGCCCGCCGCTCATTCGGCGCAGAAGAGGGTTCGGTGCTGGTGATGGTTGCTGCTGCCTTGGTGATGCTGCTTGGAGTGTGTGCTATCGCGATTGACATGGCCAATCTCTATCTGGCGCGTGCCCAGGCCCAGCGGGCCGCAGACGCTGCGGCCATGGCCGGCGCCAAGTCCTTCCTTACGACGGGGTGTGCAACGAGCGGCTGCACGGCGGGTGGAGTGCAGGAGACAGGTGGTCGCCAGCAGGCCGAGGCTGCGGGCGCCCAGAACTACATTGCCGGCCGGCCTGCCAGCATTGCGGACAGCGACATCACTTTCAGTTATCCCAACGCCCTGGAACCCCAGATTACCGTCGTCGCCAAGGCCACCGTCTCGACCTTCTTCGCCAAAATTTTTGGGATTAGAACGTCCAACGTACGCGCCACGGCCACCGCAGAGGCTTACAATCCGGCAGGTGGAGGTGGCGCCCCTCTTGCGGCCGCATGCTTGAAGCCCTTCCTGGTGCCAAATTGTGACCCGACAAACGCGTCGCCGGTCAATTCTTCTTGCCAGTCGGGTTCAGGCAAAGGCAAGGGCGGGGGCGGAACCAGCAGCGCAGGTTACTTTTTTGACCCCACCACCGGCGCGATTGCGCACCCAGGGACGTACCCATCCGGTGTCATCGGCATGCCCTGGACTCTCCACAGCGTGGCCGGCCCCAGCCAGTGGTATCTGGTGGGTTTCGGCGGTGCGCCTCCCTCGAGCGGCTCCGCGCTGAGGAACCATATTAAGGAATGTACTCCCGCTCCGCTTTCCTGTGGCGATACGCTGCAAACCGCCAACGGGAAAATCCTGGGTCCGACGAACCAGGGAACCAATGCTCTGATCAATGCCAATGGCGACCGGCTGAATCAAGGTCAGGATTCGATTGATACAACCATCGGCCCGCCTTTTGCCATCACCGGAGGAGCAAACAACCCCAATCCCGCCCTGGTCGGCAAGACATTTTTCGATTACAGCCAAAGCCCCTCGGTGGTCACCGTTCCTGTCTATACAGGAAACAGCTTGCCGCCGGGAGGAACCACCGTCAGCATTATTGGCTATATGCAGGTCTTCATCAAAGACGCGAATCATAATACCAACAGTGATGACATTGATGTGGTCATTCTGAACATCAGTAGCTGCGGCGGGGCGCCCCCCGGCGGCGGCCCTAGCGGTACGCCTCCGATCATTGCAGCAGCAGGATCGCCGGTCCCCATCCGGCTGATTCGAACAAATTAG
- a CDS encoding TadE/TadG family type IV pilus assembly protein codes for MSSLTSETRKNLRIVLQRRSSAQTSARMRIWRAAAGTEGSQLLELALALPLLLVFVVGIIQFGGAFNLKQKEANAAREGARVMVSTNLSDTNCASGYCSVQAAAAAIANYMTNAGVDSSCLSSASPSPTGPPTWTYSCKGITVTINNQFGYTAGGSPVTGTQVTVTYPFNWFFNDIIKLLVPGARLSIPNSLTETAVMQNIATGS; via the coding sequence ATGAGCAGCCTAACGTCTGAAACCAGAAAAAATTTGCGCATCGTGCTGCAACGGCGTTCGTCCGCGCAAACATCTGCACGCATGCGGATCTGGCGCGCCGCCGCTGGAACGGAAGGATCGCAACTCCTGGAGTTGGCTCTAGCGCTGCCGCTGCTGCTGGTCTTCGTGGTCGGCATCATCCAGTTTGGCGGGGCTTTCAATCTGAAACAGAAAGAGGCCAATGCCGCGCGCGAGGGCGCGCGCGTGATGGTCTCAACGAATCTCAGCGACACCAATTGCGCGTCCGGTTACTGCTCCGTACAGGCCGCCGCCGCGGCGATCGCCAACTACATGACCAACGCCGGGGTTGACTCCTCGTGCCTCAGTTCGGCTTCGCCTTCACCCACGGGGCCTCCCACGTGGACATATTCGTGCAAAGGCATCACCGTGACCATCAATAATCAATTCGGGTATACCGCCGGAGGAAGTCCGGTCACAGGCACCCAGGTCACGGTGACCTATCCTTTCAACTGGTTTTTTAACGACATCATCAAGCTGCTGGTTCCGGGCGCCAGGCTCAGCATTCCGAACAGCTTAACCGAGACCGCAGTCATGCAAAATATTGCCACCGGAAGTTGA
- a CDS encoding TIM barrel protein, which translates to MSTVSRRDFLKLAATSAAVTGFMSAGASELHADPLGLPIGCQTWPVRQMIAKDFPGTIKTLAGAGFQSIELCSPIGYADSGFGGLSKYSGAQLRGILNDAGVTCVSSHFGLDELRKDQERSIAWAKDVGLTQMLVASLEGPKNPTMDDVKRAADEYNHIAERAHQAGLQQGLHNEGWLVGHVDGQRIYDVLFKLLDPKLVKFQFQVSTIEQGFHAATYFRKYPGRFISMHAQGWDAKTRKIVPIGQGTLNWKDIFEAAKVGGIKNYYVEMALPMMEASVPYLRKLKV; encoded by the coding sequence ATGTCTACCGTTTCGAGAAGAGATTTTTTGAAACTTGCGGCCACCAGCGCGGCCGTGACTGGATTCATGTCGGCTGGCGCATCGGAGCTTCACGCGGACCCCCTGGGATTGCCCATCGGATGCCAGACGTGGCCCGTCCGGCAGATGATCGCCAAGGATTTTCCCGGAACCATCAAGACGCTGGCCGGCGCCGGGTTTCAATCTATTGAGCTGTGCTCGCCGATTGGTTATGCCGATTCCGGCTTTGGCGGCCTCAGCAAATACTCGGGAGCTCAACTTCGTGGAATCCTGAACGATGCGGGAGTCACCTGTGTCAGCTCGCACTTTGGGCTTGATGAACTGAGGAAAGACCAGGAGCGCAGTATCGCCTGGGCCAAGGACGTCGGTTTGACGCAGATGTTGGTCGCCAGCCTCGAAGGACCAAAAAATCCCACGATGGACGACGTTAAGCGCGCCGCCGACGAATACAATCACATTGCAGAGCGCGCCCACCAGGCGGGACTGCAGCAGGGTCTTCACAATGAGGGTTGGTTGGTCGGCCATGTTGATGGCCAGCGCATCTACGATGTGCTGTTCAAGCTGCTCGACCCGAAACTGGTCAAGTTCCAATTCCAGGTTTCGACCATCGAGCAAGGCTTCCATGCTGCCACGTATTTCCGCAAATACCCCGGTCGCTTCATCTCGATGCACGCGCAGGGATGGGACGCCAAAACGCGCAAGATCGTGCCCATCGGGCAGGGAACTCTCAACTGGAAGGATATTTTCGAAGCAGCCAAGGTCGGCGGCATCAAGAATTATTACGTCGAAATGGCGCTCCCGATGATGGAGGCCAGCGTTCCTTACCTTCGCAAACTGAAGGTGTGA
- a CDS encoding alpha-amylase family protein, producing MEGMTRREFIAASAASVMVSQTGTAAAQASEPAKPWYTTMRRCGQLNLNERDPLTLDVDAWMDYWASLKVNAILINGGGILAFYPTEVPYQHRSEFLGARDLFGELAAAARKRNTRIVARMDCNYAYQEALHAHPEWFERNPDGSPRPQDECPWLFKTCMFSTYFTEQMPAIYREMNERYSPDGFFTNGWPSTGSLEVCYCSACQKIYQEKTGGVPPETTDAQSPVYRKYYEVYMDRISEVWSLWNRVAREKNPDSVYVGNLGGGIRTVKDLKRLGEVAAWFNADHQGRSTEDPIWICAQQGRVAQSVMDGRTITNVIGSYSTSDPLWRHASKPAAEATLWMAQITASGMVPWYHRLGGVVLDNRWRETGRAFYDWLAANEADFRNRRSLATIAVLYPQSTIAFYGSNGTRERRLNGERIDSADYLQGLYYALLEGRFLFDFVHQENLTSEALKPYKALLIPNAAYLRDGECQAIRRYAASGGSVWATFETSLYNEWGVRREDFGLSDVFGVHTAGDLVGPVRNSYMHIDRPHPISDIFKNTEILPGTEFRVPVSHLNSGSSFLNLIPQYPAYPPEMVYPRIAKTEEPTAVFREGFGGSGRVVYFPGDIARTAWKSGNPDLNRLVISSVNWLMKSQPRPATVDGEGLLELFAWETETGCALHILNYTNPNAMRSSIRRFYPIGPLRVAIRVPEGKKISGAQALRAGRSLSFKQTNEIMTADLPTVRDYEVVALRY from the coding sequence ATGGAGGGGATGACGAGAAGGGAATTCATCGCGGCGTCGGCGGCATCTGTGATGGTCAGCCAAACAGGGACAGCGGCAGCGCAGGCTTCTGAGCCGGCGAAGCCCTGGTACACCACGATGCGGCGTTGCGGGCAACTCAACTTGAATGAGCGCGACCCTCTCACGCTCGACGTCGATGCCTGGATGGACTACTGGGCGTCTCTGAAGGTGAACGCAATCCTTATTAACGGTGGTGGAATCCTCGCCTTTTATCCTACCGAGGTGCCCTATCAGCATCGCAGTGAGTTCCTGGGCGCCCGCGATCTCTTTGGTGAATTGGCCGCCGCTGCCCGCAAGCGCAACACCAGAATAGTCGCCCGGATGGACTGCAACTATGCCTACCAGGAGGCGCTGCACGCGCATCCGGAGTGGTTTGAGAGAAATCCCGACGGATCTCCGCGGCCTCAGGACGAGTGCCCCTGGCTGTTCAAGACCTGCATGTTCAGCACCTACTTCACTGAGCAGATGCCCGCCATCTACCGCGAGATGAACGAACGCTACAGTCCCGACGGTTTTTTCACCAACGGATGGCCAAGCACCGGTTCCCTTGAAGTGTGTTATTGCTCCGCCTGCCAAAAAATCTACCAGGAAAAAACCGGCGGAGTTCCACCGGAAACAACCGACGCGCAAAGTCCCGTCTATAGAAAATACTACGAAGTTTACATGGACCGCATCTCGGAGGTATGGAGTTTATGGAACCGCGTGGCGAGGGAAAAAAATCCCGATTCGGTTTACGTTGGCAACCTTGGAGGCGGAATCCGGACGGTGAAAGACCTCAAGCGGCTCGGCGAAGTTGCCGCCTGGTTCAACGCCGACCATCAGGGTCGTTCCACCGAAGACCCGATCTGGATTTGCGCCCAGCAGGGCCGCGTGGCGCAGTCGGTCATGGACGGCCGCACGATCACGAACGTGATTGGGTCCTACAGCACGAGCGATCCGCTATGGCGCCATGCGAGCAAGCCCGCTGCGGAAGCGACGCTCTGGATGGCTCAAATAACGGCCAGCGGCATGGTCCCGTGGTATCACCGGCTGGGTGGCGTTGTGCTGGACAACCGCTGGAGGGAAACCGGACGCGCGTTCTATGACTGGCTGGCCGCGAACGAAGCTGACTTCCGCAACCGGCGGTCCCTTGCCACGATCGCGGTGCTTTATCCCCAGAGCACGATTGCTTTCTATGGCTCAAACGGGACGCGAGAGCGTCGGCTGAACGGCGAGCGGATCGACTCCGCCGATTATCTGCAAGGGCTTTACTATGCCCTGCTGGAGGGCCGTTTCCTATTTGACTTTGTCCACCAGGAAAATCTCACATCGGAAGCGCTCAAGCCTTATAAGGCATTGCTGATTCCCAACGCAGCCTATCTTCGAGACGGTGAGTGCCAGGCCATTCGGCGGTACGCAGCGTCAGGCGGTTCTGTCTGGGCGACGTTCGAAACGTCCCTTTACAATGAATGGGGAGTGCGCCGCGAAGACTTCGGGCTATCGGACGTTTTCGGAGTTCACACGGCAGGCGATCTGGTCGGGCCTGTTCGCAACAGCTACATGCATATCGACCGGCCGCATCCGATCTCGGATATTTTCAAGAACACGGAAATTCTTCCCGGCACGGAATTTCGTGTCCCCGTCAGTCACCTGAATTCTGGATCGAGTTTCCTCAATCTTATTCCGCAGTATCCCGCGTATCCGCCGGAAATGGTCTATCCGCGCATTGCGAAAACGGAAGAACCCACGGCGGTGTTCCGCGAAGGTTTCGGAGGGTCCGGGAGGGTCGTGTATTTCCCAGGTGACATTGCCCGCACAGCGTGGAAATCGGGCAACCCGGACCTGAACCGCCTCGTCATCAGTTCCGTCAACTGGCTGATGAAAAGCCAGCCTCGTCCCGCGACGGTTGACGGAGAAGGCCTGCTCGAACTCTTTGCGTGGGAAACAGAGACCGGATGCGCCCTCCATATCCTCAACTACACGAATCCCAACGCCATGCGTTCTTCTATTCGGCGGTTCTATCCAATCGGGCCGCTCCGTGTTGCCATCAGGGTGCCGGAAGGGAAAAAGATTTCCGGAGCGCAGGCGCTTCGCGCCGGCCGCAGCCTTTCCTTCAAACAGACGAACGAAATCATGACGGCGGATCTCCCCACCGTAAGAGATTACGAAGTCGTTGCCTTGAGGTACTGA
- a CDS encoding DNA polymerase domain-containing protein — translation MRKTNPMLRLFNSDFILATLYCFEKRLFPLAKCWIEADPEGRVLAIQGRDDEWALDYELPPFQIMWLKLRQPNNGNSTCPERAHLEVEIEGECCEIFGHDEPAAETFSRLLKRYDPDVLVSERGDSVILPGLLRQARQCDIPLPLSRDPAQSFHRSQSRSYTSYGRVLFKDSATTLFGRLHVDTHNSFVADKCDLAGLWELVRLTKLPIQYAARTTTGTGISYMQMEVMYRDGILIPEQKSEPEDFKRPDQLLLSDRGGLIFPPIVGFHENVAELDWPSMFPTIMAKFNVSSETVNCRCCSEGPLIPELGYRICKRRAGIAGRTVAPLIAKRQQYKQRIQAGCPANLQETYERRCDAAKWMLVCCFGYLGYKNARMGKIEAHEAINAIARESLLRAKEVAESAGFRILHAIVDSMYVQKEGATRLDFERLAEMIGQVTGLTISLDTIHRYIVFLPSKRFEGIPVPNRFFAVSESGKLKVRGLECRKHDTPPLVSRMQKEVLTVLSEAWDWESYCRKLEEARAILAGYLERLEDGKVRPEELVINKRLTRAPCDYQKAAQTAIAAQQLYGSGVDLRPGENVQYIITDADAKLPDYRVRAWPLWEGWRGYDVKDYQRTLIEAFEPFGEPIVRGWGGW, via the coding sequence GTGCGGAAAACTAATCCCATGTTGCGGCTGTTCAATAGCGACTTCATCCTTGCGACCCTTTACTGCTTCGAGAAGCGGCTATTTCCGCTCGCCAAATGTTGGATTGAAGCGGACCCCGAAGGCCGTGTGCTGGCTATCCAGGGCCGGGATGATGAATGGGCGCTCGACTACGAATTGCCACCGTTCCAGATTATGTGGTTGAAACTGCGGCAACCGAACAACGGAAACTCGACCTGCCCAGAGCGAGCGCATTTGGAAGTTGAAATTGAAGGCGAGTGTTGTGAAATTTTCGGGCATGACGAGCCTGCGGCGGAAACTTTCAGCCGATTGCTCAAGCGTTACGATCCTGACGTGCTGGTTTCGGAGCGGGGTGATTCTGTCATCCTGCCCGGACTTCTTCGACAGGCGCGTCAATGCGACATCCCGCTCCCTTTGAGCCGCGACCCCGCCCAATCTTTCCATCGCTCCCAATCGCGCAGTTATACATCCTATGGCCGGGTTCTCTTCAAGGATAGCGCGACAACGCTCTTCGGCAGGCTGCATGTGGACACCCACAACTCCTTCGTTGCGGATAAGTGCGATCTGGCTGGACTTTGGGAATTGGTGCGTCTCACTAAGCTGCCAATTCAATATGCCGCACGTACCACCACGGGGACAGGAATCAGCTATATGCAAATGGAAGTGATGTACCGCGATGGCATCCTGATTCCCGAACAGAAAAGCGAGCCGGAAGATTTCAAGCGCCCGGACCAGCTATTACTCTCGGACCGTGGCGGGCTGATTTTCCCGCCTATCGTGGGCTTCCATGAAAACGTTGCCGAGCTTGACTGGCCTTCCATGTTTCCGACCATCATGGCGAAATTCAACGTGTCTTCCGAAACTGTCAATTGCCGTTGCTGCTCAGAGGGCCCCCTGATTCCTGAATTGGGCTATCGGATTTGCAAGCGCCGCGCTGGAATTGCGGGCCGGACGGTTGCCCCGCTGATTGCGAAAAGACAGCAATACAAACAACGAATTCAGGCTGGTTGCCCGGCTAACCTGCAAGAAACCTATGAGCGCCGCTGCGATGCCGCCAAGTGGATGCTGGTATGTTGCTTCGGTTATCTCGGCTACAAAAATGCCAGAATGGGAAAGATTGAGGCACACGAAGCCATCAATGCCATTGCCCGCGAAAGTCTGCTGAGAGCGAAAGAGGTTGCTGAGTCTGCTGGTTTTCGCATCCTGCACGCTATCGTGGATTCGATGTATGTGCAAAAAGAAGGAGCAACACGCCTGGATTTTGAGCGCCTGGCAGAAATGATCGGACAAGTAACGGGTCTGACAATTTCCCTGGATACCATTCATCGCTACATCGTGTTCCTGCCCTCGAAGCGATTTGAAGGGATTCCCGTTCCCAACAGGTTCTTTGCTGTCTCGGAATCAGGCAAGCTAAAAGTGCGCGGTCTGGAATGTCGCAAGCATGACACACCACCTCTTGTGTCCCGAATGCAAAAGGAAGTGCTGACCGTGTTATCTGAAGCTTGGGACTGGGAGAGCTACTGCCGGAAGCTGGAAGAAGCTCGTGCCATCCTGGCTGGCTATCTCGAACGGCTTGAAGACGGCAAGGTGCGCCCTGAAGAGCTGGTCATCAACAAGCGGCTTACACGCGCCCCTTGCGATTACCAGAAAGCAGCCCAGACAGCAATTGCGGCGCAACAGCTCTACGGGAGCGGGGTGGACCTTCGGCCCGGCGAAAATGTTCAGTACATCATCACCGACGCGGATGCCAAGCTGCCTGACTACCGCGTGCGCGCCTGGCCACTTTGGGAAGGCTGGCGTGGGTATGATGTGAAAGATTATCAGCGTACACTGATCGAAGCCTTCGAGCCATTTGGAGAACCGATTGTTCGGGGCTGGGGAGGATGGTAA